The following proteins come from a genomic window of Candidatus Bipolaricaulis sibiricus:
- a CDS encoding Acetyl CoA synthase (Acetyl-CoA c-acetyltransferase) — protein sequence MKRKLGRGVAVVGAGVGKFGAFPRHDSRDLFAQAFRELRASVDRGFDPAEVEALYLGNYSSDLFEHQGHLAPIVASWVGLTPRAALRVEDACASGGVALRQAVLAVASGLYDVVLVGGVERMTALPTEAVTDTLATAGDVLYEFSAGFTFPGFYAAMATAYAAKYGMPYEALFAVARKNHAHGALNDKAQFGMTIRAIMDRRMAKAREKGGPVPSWEDELDFLRDPGANPPVAWPLRLFDCSPITDGAAALLVVAEKVARRYTDRPLRVLGTGQASDACLYGRADLASLRAAREAAAQAYAMAGVTPDQIKLAEVHDCFTIAEVLAIEDLGLFPPGQGWRAAADGATSREGRIPVNTSGGLKAKGHPVGASGVAQVVELWKQMRGEAGPRQVARDVDLALAHNVGGTGQTCVVHILERG from the coding sequence ATGAAAAGGAAGCTGGGACGGGGCGTGGCCGTAGTCGGCGCCGGGGTCGGGAAGTTCGGGGCGTTCCCCCGCCACGACAGTCGGGATCTGTTTGCCCAGGCATTTCGGGAGCTCCGGGCGAGCGTGGACCGGGGGTTCGATCCGGCCGAGGTCGAGGCCTTGTACCTCGGGAACTACTCGAGCGACCTCTTCGAGCACCAGGGGCACCTTGCCCCGATCGTGGCGAGCTGGGTCGGCCTGACCCCGCGGGCGGCGCTGCGGGTCGAAGACGCGTGCGCGAGCGGGGGGGTTGCCCTCCGCCAAGCGGTCCTCGCCGTGGCGTCGGGCCTGTACGACGTGGTCCTCGTTGGGGGGGTGGAGCGAATGACGGCGCTCCCGACCGAGGCCGTGACGGACACCCTCGCCACCGCGGGGGACGTCCTGTACGAGTTCTCAGCCGGGTTCACCTTCCCTGGATTCTACGCGGCGATGGCCACCGCCTACGCCGCGAAGTACGGGATGCCCTACGAGGCCCTGTTCGCTGTCGCGCGGAAGAACCACGCCCACGGGGCCCTCAACGACAAGGCCCAGTTCGGGATGACGATCCGCGCGATCATGGACCGGCGGATGGCCAAGGCCCGGGAGAAGGGCGGCCCCGTTCCGTCGTGGGAGGACGAGCTCGACTTCCTCCGCGATCCGGGAGCCAACCCCCCGGTGGCGTGGCCTCTCAGGCTGTTTGACTGTTCGCCGATCACGGACGGGGCAGCAGCGCTCCTCGTGGTGGCTGAGAAGGTCGCCCGGCGGTACACGGACCGGCCCCTGCGCGTGTTGGGGACGGGACAGGCGAGCGACGCATGCCTGTACGGCCGGGCGGACCTCGCGTCCCTCCGCGCGGCGCGCGAGGCCGCAGCCCAGGCCTACGCGATGGCCGGGGTCACCCCGGACCAGATCAAGCTCGCCGAGGTTCACGACTGCTTCACGATTGCCGAGGTCCTGGCGATCGAGGACCTGGGGCTCTTTCCCCCCGGCCAGGGATGGCGGGCGGCCGCGGACGGGGCGACGAGCCGGGAGGGGCGGATTCCTGTCAACACCTCGGGCGGGCTCAAGGCGAAGGGGCACCCCGTCGGCGCGTCGGGCGTGGCCCAGGTGGTGGAGCTGTGGAAGCAGATGCGGGGCGAGGCCGGACCGCGCCAGGTCGCCCGCGACGTGGACCTCGCGCTGGCCCACAACGTCGGCGGCACCGGCCAGACCTGCGTCGTGCACATCTTGGAGAGGGGGTAG
- a CDS encoding Hydrolase, alpha/beta fold family: MIPTIEGVEAKRVTTGRLATRVLFTGPEDGIPVLFLHGNLASATWWEETMVRLPTGYRGIAPDQRGYGDADPEAKIDARRGLGDLADDALALLDALGVERAHVVGSSLGGNVVWHLLARAPGRLRSATLVAPGSPYGFGATEGLAGTPTTPDFAGSGAGLVNPELVGRLAQGDRSTDSPFSPRAALRTLVFGAGFVPAREEDLLSATLAVHLGEKDYPGDFVRSPHWPFVAPGAWGPNNALSPKYVLSPEEIVAATPKVPVLWVRGARDLAVSDAAASDPGNLGRVGLLPGWPGPEAYPPQPMVGQTRRVLERYAAAGGSFAEVVLPGSGHVPFLDDPDGFDRAFHAHLARAR, from the coding sequence ATGATTCCAACGATCGAGGGGGTAGAGGCGAAGAGGGTTACGACCGGGCGGCTCGCGACGCGGGTCTTGTTCACGGGTCCTGAGGACGGGATCCCGGTCTTGTTCCTCCACGGGAACCTCGCGTCCGCCACGTGGTGGGAGGAGACGATGGTCCGCCTCCCGACGGGGTACCGGGGGATCGCCCCCGACCAGCGCGGATACGGAGATGCCGACCCGGAGGCGAAGATCGACGCCAGGCGCGGGTTGGGGGATCTCGCCGACGACGCGCTCGCTCTCCTCGATGCCTTGGGGGTCGAGCGGGCCCACGTCGTGGGGAGCTCGCTCGGGGGGAACGTGGTGTGGCACCTCCTCGCCCGGGCGCCGGGGCGGCTCCGGTCGGCGACCCTCGTCGCCCCGGGGTCCCCGTACGGGTTCGGGGCGACGGAGGGCCTCGCCGGGACCCCGACCACGCCCGACTTCGCCGGTTCAGGGGCTGGGCTCGTGAACCCCGAGCTCGTGGGGCGGCTGGCCCAGGGCGACCGGTCGACGGACAGCCCGTTCTCCCCCCGGGCGGCGCTGCGGACCCTCGTGTTCGGGGCAGGGTTCGTCCCCGCCCGGGAGGAGGACCTCCTCTCCGCTACCCTGGCCGTCCACCTTGGGGAGAAGGACTACCCGGGGGACTTCGTCCGGTCCCCCCACTGGCCGTTCGTCGCCCCAGGTGCGTGGGGGCCGAACAACGCCCTGTCCCCGAAGTACGTCCTCTCCCCCGAGGAGATCGTGGCCGCGACCCCGAAGGTCCCCGTCCTGTGGGTCCGCGGGGCGAGGGACCTCGCCGTGTCCGACGCCGCGGCGTCCGATCCCGGGAACCTCGGCCGGGTGGGGCTCCTTCCCGGCTGGCCCGGGCCCGAGGCGTACCCCCCCCAGCCGATGGTGGGCCAGACCCGCCGCGTGCTGGAGCGCTACGCCGCCGCCGGCGGATCGTTCGCGGAGGTCGTCCTCCCCGGGAGCGGGCACGTCCCGTTTCTCGACGACCCGGATGGGTTCGACCGGGCGTTTCACGCCCACCTCGCCCGCGCCCGATGA
- a CDS encoding N-methylhydantoinase B — protein sequence MRALDPIALEVLRHALAGVAEEMNANLVRSSYSPNIKERRDCSSALFTASGELVAQAESIPVHLGAMPSSVRSALAAVRDWQDGDVVVLNDPYLGGAHLPDVTFVAPVFAGDVLVAFVACRAHHADIGGAAPGSLSPTAGDVYGEGLRIPPVKLWKGGQLDADLQGLLLLNVRTPGERWGDLRAQHAACRTGISRVRDLVARYGGELLRAGMDAVLDYSERRMRTEIRCLPQGSAEFEDALDDDGTGSGLLPIRARVEVTGDQVRVDFAGTAAQARGPVNAVLAVTASAVYFALRAVTDPTIPPNAGCYRPIEVLAPKGSLVNPRPPAPVVGGNLETSQRVVDVVLGALSRLVPDRVPAASQGTMNNVAIGGTDPRTGRPYAFYETVGGGAGGRPKGDGVDGVHTGMTNTLNTPVEALELAYPLRVERYELRPGSGGKGRFRGGWGIRRDLTPLGHTARVSLLTDRRVTRPYGLAGGGPGAPGENVLIRDGEEIPLPGKVEFDLHPGETLSIRTPGGGGYSPSEEGGISPCRAG from the coding sequence ATGAGGGCACTCGACCCGATCGCGCTCGAGGTCCTCCGCCACGCGCTGGCCGGGGTGGCGGAGGAGATGAACGCGAACCTCGTCCGCTCCTCCTACAGCCCCAACATCAAGGAGCGGCGGGACTGCTCGTCGGCCCTGTTCACGGCAAGCGGTGAGCTCGTGGCCCAAGCGGAGTCGATCCCCGTCCACCTCGGGGCGATGCCGTCCTCGGTCCGATCCGCGCTCGCCGCGGTGCGGGACTGGCAAGACGGGGACGTGGTCGTTCTCAACGATCCCTACCTCGGGGGAGCGCACCTCCCGGACGTCACGTTCGTGGCCCCGGTGTTCGCCGGAGACGTCCTCGTGGCGTTCGTCGCCTGCCGCGCCCACCACGCCGACATCGGCGGGGCAGCGCCGGGGAGCCTGTCCCCGACCGCGGGTGACGTGTACGGGGAGGGGCTCAGGATCCCGCCGGTCAAGCTGTGGAAGGGCGGCCAACTCGACGCTGACCTGCAGGGGCTTCTGCTTCTGAACGTGCGCACGCCGGGCGAGCGATGGGGCGACCTCCGCGCCCAGCACGCAGCGTGCCGGACCGGGATCTCCCGAGTCCGGGACCTCGTCGCCCGGTATGGGGGGGAACTCCTCCGCGCGGGGATGGACGCGGTGCTCGACTACAGCGAGCGCCGGATGCGGACGGAGATCCGGTGCCTACCTCAGGGCAGTGCGGAGTTCGAAGACGCCCTCGACGACGACGGAACCGGGAGCGGCCTGCTCCCGATCAGGGCCCGGGTCGAGGTCACGGGGGACCAGGTGCGGGTGGACTTCGCCGGGACCGCTGCCCAAGCTCGGGGGCCGGTCAACGCCGTGCTTGCGGTGACGGCATCCGCGGTGTACTTCGCCCTACGCGCGGTGACGGACCCCACGATCCCCCCGAACGCGGGATGTTACCGGCCAATCGAGGTCCTGGCACCGAAGGGGTCGCTCGTGAACCCGCGCCCACCGGCCCCGGTGGTGGGAGGGAACCTCGAGACCTCGCAGCGGGTCGTCGACGTCGTCCTCGGGGCCCTGTCCAGGCTCGTTCCGGACCGCGTTCCCGCGGCGAGCCAGGGAACGATGAACAACGTCGCAATCGGGGGCACGGACCCTCGAACCGGTAGGCCGTACGCGTTCTACGAGACGGTCGGGGGCGGGGCGGGGGGGCGGCCGAAGGGGGACGGCGTGGACGGGGTCCACACCGGGATGACGAACACCCTCAACACGCCGGTGGAGGCCCTGGAACTCGCGTACCCCCTCCGCGTGGAGCGGTACGAGTTGAGGCCCGGGAGCGGGGGGAAGGGACGGTTCCGCGGCGGGTGGGGGATCCGCCGCGACCTCACCCCGCTCGGGCACACCGCCCGCGTCTCACTCCTCACCGATCGCCGCGTGACCCGGCCCTACGGCCTCGCGGGCGGGGGGCCGGGAGCACCGGGGGAGAACGTCCTCATCCGGGACGGGGAGGAGATCCCTCTCCCCGGCAAGGTCGAGTTCGACCTCCACCCGGGGGAGACCCTCAGCATCCGCACCCCAGGCGGAGGAGGGTACAGCCCGTCGGAAGAAGGGGGAATCAGCCCATGCCGCGCTGGATAG
- a CDS encoding Acetyl-CoA synthetase: protein MRVGHELTEERITMRTYDEVYRKSVEDPEAFWGAEAEKLHWFKRWDRVLDDSKAPFARWFPGGKTNLCTNAVDRHVLAGRGDRPAILWESPESGGSRTLTFRELYGEVNRFAAVLRARGVEKGDRVLVYMPMVPEALVAALACVRIGAVHSVVFAGFSVESLAHRIEDSGSRVVVCADGGLRKGKAIDLKGIVDRAVDQAQTEVEHVIVLDRRIVPWTPVPGRDVRWGEAMAEVGDAEVPAEPLDATDPSYILYTSGTTGKPKGVVRDTGGYMVALHTSMDLIYGCTPDDVYWSTSDIGWVVGHSYIIYGPLLYGIPTLVYEGTPDSPNPGVWWETIAKHRVSVLFSAPTAMRMLRKFPASWLEGRDLSSLRHVFLAGEPLDEPTYRWAVETLNKPVIDHYWQTESGWPMITNHMGLEPLPVKPGSPTREAIGWKLDVVDEHGKPVPRGQRGYLVGHPPLPPGALQTLWGDDERFVESYWKYFARHGRRFYFSGDYAIKDEDGYYWLLGRADEVINVAGHRMGTREVEEVISGHPGVAEVSAIGVDDEIKGQAIAAFVVLKKDVHDTPELHQEIIRLIRDSIGPIATPKVLRVVPRLPKTRSGKVMRRVLRAICEEKALGDLSTIEDGASVDEVRQAFAELGGASPATG from the coding sequence ATGAGGGTGGGGCACGAGCTGACGGAGGAGAGGATCACGATGCGAACCTACGACGAGGTGTACCGGAAGTCGGTCGAGGACCCCGAGGCGTTCTGGGGGGCGGAGGCAGAGAAGCTGCACTGGTTCAAGCGCTGGGATCGGGTTCTCGACGATTCGAAGGCCCCGTTTGCCCGCTGGTTCCCCGGCGGGAAGACGAACCTCTGCACCAACGCCGTGGACCGCCACGTTCTGGCGGGGCGGGGCGACCGGCCGGCGATCCTCTGGGAGAGCCCGGAGTCGGGCGGGAGCCGGACCCTCACGTTCCGCGAGCTCTATGGGGAGGTGAACCGGTTTGCCGCCGTGCTCCGCGCGCGGGGTGTCGAGAAGGGCGACCGCGTCCTCGTCTACATGCCGATGGTTCCCGAGGCGCTCGTGGCCGCGCTTGCCTGCGTCCGGATCGGGGCCGTCCACTCCGTGGTCTTCGCCGGGTTCTCCGTGGAGTCCCTTGCCCACCGGATCGAGGACTCGGGGTCGCGGGTCGTGGTGTGCGCCGACGGCGGGCTTCGCAAGGGGAAGGCGATCGACCTCAAGGGGATCGTGGACCGCGCTGTGGACCAAGCCCAGACAGAGGTCGAGCACGTGATCGTCCTCGACCGGAGGATCGTCCCGTGGACCCCGGTCCCCGGCCGCGACGTCCGCTGGGGCGAGGCGATGGCGGAGGTGGGGGACGCCGAGGTGCCGGCCGAGCCGCTCGACGCCACAGACCCGAGCTACATCCTCTACACGTCGGGCACCACGGGGAAGCCGAAGGGCGTGGTGCGCGACACGGGTGGGTACATGGTCGCCCTCCACACGTCGATGGACCTGATCTACGGTTGCACCCCCGACGACGTCTACTGGTCCACGTCCGACATCGGGTGGGTCGTCGGCCACAGCTACATCATCTACGGACCTCTGCTGTACGGGATTCCCACCCTCGTCTACGAGGGGACGCCGGACAGCCCGAACCCCGGGGTCTGGTGGGAGACGATCGCCAAGCACCGCGTGTCCGTGCTCTTCTCCGCACCGACCGCGATGCGGATGCTCCGCAAGTTTCCGGCGAGCTGGCTCGAGGGCCGCGACCTGTCCTCGCTGCGGCACGTGTTCCTCGCCGGGGAGCCCCTCGACGAACCCACCTACCGCTGGGCGGTGGAGACCCTGAACAAGCCGGTGATCGACCACTACTGGCAGACCGAGAGCGGGTGGCCGATGATCACGAACCACATGGGGCTCGAGCCCCTACCGGTCAAGCCCGGCTCCCCGACCCGGGAGGCGATTGGGTGGAAACTCGACGTGGTGGACGAGCACGGGAAGCCCGTCCCCCGCGGCCAACGGGGGTACTTGGTGGGCCATCCGCCGCTTCCGCCAGGCGCGCTCCAGACCCTGTGGGGCGACGACGAGCGGTTCGTGGAGAGCTACTGGAAGTACTTCGCCCGCCACGGGAGGCGGTTCTACTTCTCCGGCGACTACGCGATCAAAGACGAGGACGGGTACTACTGGCTCCTCGGCCGGGCTGACGAGGTGATCAACGTCGCCGGGCACCGCATGGGCACGCGCGAGGTGGAGGAGGTCATCTCCGGTCACCCCGGGGTGGCCGAGGTGTCGGCGATCGGCGTAGACGACGAGATCAAGGGCCAGGCGATCGCGGCGTTCGTGGTCCTCAAGAAGGACGTCCACGACACCCCCGAGCTCCATCAGGAGATCATCCGCCTCATCCGCGACAGCATTGGCCCGATCGCGACCCCGAAGGTGTTGCGGGTCGTCCCGCGTCTTCCCAAAACCCGGTCCGGGAAGGTGATGCGCCGCGTCCTGCGGGCGATCTGCGAGGAGAAGGCCCTCGGCGACCTGTCCACGATCGAGGACGGGGCTAGCGTGGACGAGGTCCGCCAGGCGTTCGCCGAGCTGGGGGGCGCCTCACCGGCGACGGGCTGA
- a CDS encoding Long-chain-fatty-acid--CoA ligase — translation MVIGDYLGRRELYSPDKVGIVDHGKSPPLRLTFRDMNRRANRLAHWLRDIAGVGRGDRVSILARDGVEHLDLYYACGKLGAIHVPLNWRLHQEELRALAGKTTPRALVYEEEFRPAAAALGGAHPGLALVHLDGEGLPGSVPFPELVDGPPVAPVTCDDLDPEDPACILFTGGTTGLPKAVLVSHRMIAWNVLNTVIHDLTHDDVVLNVFPLFHAGGLFCYWSSQVVFGNTTIQVRRFDPAQVLDLIERERVTVFAGVPSMYQMLTEAPNWNRADLSSLRFCTSGGAPLPVPLIERYVREKGVRFKQGFGMTEFGPGVFALAPEDAVRKAGSIGRPNFFVEARVVDDENRFLGPGAVGELVLKGPSLCSGYFGDPAATAELVDERGFFHTGDLVTYDEEGYFTVVGRTKDMFISGGENVYPLEIEEVLYRHPAVASCAVVGIPDPKWGEVGAACVVLKAGAAATAEELLAYLAGQLARYKVPKRVVFLDALPLSGMGKPLKDDLRRGLIEGRFG, via the coding sequence GTGGTCATCGGCGACTACCTCGGACGGCGGGAGCTGTACAGCCCCGACAAGGTGGGGATCGTGGACCACGGCAAGTCCCCCCCGCTGCGGCTCACGTTCCGGGACATGAACCGCCGCGCGAACCGCCTTGCCCACTGGCTGCGCGACATAGCCGGGGTGGGGAGGGGCGACCGGGTGTCGATCCTCGCCCGGGACGGGGTCGAGCACCTCGATCTCTACTACGCGTGCGGGAAACTGGGGGCGATCCACGTTCCGTTGAACTGGCGGCTCCACCAGGAGGAGCTGCGGGCGCTCGCGGGGAAGACCACCCCCCGGGCCCTCGTCTACGAGGAGGAGTTCCGGCCAGCGGCCGCGGCCCTGGGGGGGGCCCACCCGGGGCTCGCCCTGGTCCACCTCGACGGGGAGGGGCTCCCGGGCTCGGTTCCGTTCCCGGAGCTGGTCGACGGCCCCCCGGTTGCCCCGGTGACGTGCGACGACCTCGACCCGGAGGACCCGGCGTGCATCCTGTTCACCGGGGGGACGACCGGGCTTCCCAAGGCGGTGCTCGTCAGCCACCGCATGATCGCGTGGAACGTCCTCAACACCGTGATCCACGACCTGACCCACGATGACGTTGTCCTGAACGTGTTTCCGTTGTTCCACGCCGGGGGACTGTTCTGCTACTGGTCGTCCCAGGTCGTGTTTGGGAACACGACGATCCAGGTGCGGCGGTTCGACCCGGCCCAGGTCCTCGACCTCATCGAGCGGGAGCGGGTGACGGTGTTCGCCGGGGTCCCGTCGATGTACCAGATGCTGACCGAGGCCCCGAACTGGAATCGGGCCGACCTCTCCTCGTTGCGGTTCTGTACGAGTGGCGGGGCCCCGCTCCCTGTTCCACTGATCGAGCGGTACGTCCGGGAGAAGGGAGTCCGGTTCAAGCAGGGGTTTGGGATGACCGAGTTTGGGCCCGGGGTGTTCGCCCTCGCCCCCGAGGATGCGGTGCGCAAGGCGGGGAGCATCGGCCGTCCGAACTTCTTCGTCGAGGCGCGGGTGGTGGACGACGAGAACCGGTTCCTGGGGCCCGGTGCGGTGGGGGAGCTTGTCCTCAAGGGCCCGTCCCTCTGCTCGGGGTACTTCGGGGATCCGGCGGCGACGGCCGAGCTCGTGGACGAGCGTGGTTTCTTCCACACCGGGGACCTCGTGACCTATGACGAAGAGGGGTATTTCACCGTCGTCGGGCGCACGAAGGACATGTTCATCTCCGGGGGGGAGAACGTCTACCCGCTGGAGATCGAGGAGGTCCTGTACCGTCATCCGGCCGTGGCGAGCTGCGCCGTGGTGGGGATCCCCGACCCGAAGTGGGGCGAGGTCGGGGCGGCGTGCGTCGTCCTCAAGGCGGGGGCGGCGGCCACGGCGGAGGAACTCCTGGCGTACCTCGCGGGGCAGCTCGCTCGGTACAAGGTCCCGAAGCGGGTCGTGTTCCTCGACGCCCTGCCCCTGTCGGGGATGGGGAAACCCCTCAAGGACGACCTCCGCCGGGGCTTGATCGAAGGGAGGTTCGGATGA
- a CDS encoding putative MFS-type transporter, producing the protein MAKRSVREGTVFGMRPAVGRWGFVALGLTINLCLGAVYAFSVFKTPLRDLWGISATASGFLFMVFLAMFAVGMAVTGPFLARHGPRRVSLVGGALVGLGWLLAGFSPNIGVLTLFYGGVAGGGVGVLYGCPIATSTAWFPDRRGLAVGLTVLGFGVSPLVTAPLLALSIAQLGVLPTFTVFGALFLTLLVFLALPLRFPPPGWAPAGWVPTAKQRARAGIELDRAQIVRTVQFYALWGGFTLGSVAGLMAVSLSKDFGVEVAGAGAGLATLAVSLFAVFNGAGRPAFGWLIDRTTPRFAAAVSFTLILLAAAGLYGWGEGSLAVYLVAFSVLWLNLGGWVAMAPASTAALFGPRHYPRNFALVFSGYGVGAIGGTLLSGAIRDATGSYLPVFLPVMGLAALGIATSVLGLRPVRPPLSAGTAPGSGRAAAR; encoded by the coding sequence ATGGCGAAGAGGTCGGTACGGGAGGGGACCGTGTTCGGGATGAGGCCTGCGGTCGGGCGGTGGGGGTTCGTGGCCCTCGGGCTCACGATCAACCTCTGCTTGGGGGCGGTGTACGCGTTCAGCGTGTTCAAGACCCCGCTCAGGGACCTGTGGGGGATCTCCGCGACCGCGAGCGGGTTCCTGTTCATGGTGTTCCTGGCCATGTTCGCGGTGGGGATGGCCGTCACCGGCCCGTTCCTCGCCCGCCACGGGCCGCGCCGGGTGAGCCTCGTCGGCGGAGCGCTGGTCGGCCTGGGCTGGCTCCTGGCGGGCTTCTCCCCGAACATCGGCGTCCTCACCCTGTTCTACGGCGGCGTGGCGGGAGGGGGCGTGGGCGTCCTCTACGGGTGCCCGATCGCGACCTCGACCGCGTGGTTCCCCGACCGGCGGGGGCTCGCCGTGGGGCTCACCGTCCTCGGGTTCGGCGTTTCTCCCCTCGTCACCGCGCCCTTGCTGGCCCTGTCCATCGCCCAGCTGGGGGTGCTTCCCACGTTCACCGTGTTCGGCGCCCTGTTCCTCACTCTGTTAGTCTTCCTTGCCCTTCCGCTGCGGTTCCCTCCCCCGGGCTGGGCGCCGGCGGGGTGGGTTCCCACAGCGAAGCAAAGGGCGAGGGCCGGGATCGAGCTCGATCGGGCGCAGATCGTGCGCACGGTCCAGTTCTACGCCCTGTGGGGCGGGTTCACCCTTGGCTCGGTCGCCGGGCTGATGGCGGTGAGCTTGTCCAAGGACTTCGGGGTCGAGGTCGCCGGCGCGGGCGCGGGCCTGGCCACGCTTGCCGTGTCCCTGTTCGCGGTGTTCAACGGGGCCGGCCGCCCGGCGTTCGGGTGGCTCATCGACCGCACCACGCCCCGGTTCGCGGCCGCGGTGTCGTTCACCCTGATCCTCCTCGCCGCGGCGGGGCTCTACGGGTGGGGGGAGGGGAGCCTCGCGGTGTACCTCGTCGCGTTCAGCGTCCTCTGGCTCAACCTCGGGGGGTGGGTGGCGATGGCCCCCGCCTCCACCGCGGCCCTGTTCGGCCCGAGGCACTACCCGCGCAACTTCGCCCTCGTCTTCTCCGGGTACGGGGTGGGGGCGATCGGGGGGACGCTCCTCTCCGGCGCGATCCGCGACGCGACCGGGAGCTACCTCCCCGTGTTCCTGCCCGTGATGGGCCTCGCCGCGCTCGGAATCGCAACGAGCGTTCTCGGGCTCAGGCCCGTCCGGCCTCCGCTCAGCGCGGGAACAGCTCCCGGTAGTGGGCGTGCAGCCGCGCGGTGA
- a CDS encoding Hydrolase, alpha/beta fold family: MSYASRIPTLDGVTARWVVTPRLATRVLFSGPEDGTPVLFLHGNLSSATWWEETLVALPRGVRGIAPDLRGFGEADPAAVVDATRGMGDLADDAIALLDHLRIERAHLVGNSLGGVIVYHLVALHPNRWITATLVGPGSPHGFGGTKDETGTPCYPDFAGSGGGLFSPKLIARIEAGDRSTDHRFSPRNALRDLVYKRPFVPVREEEILDALFQVHRGERALPGDIVRSPNWPYFAPGRWGATNALSPRYLLPPDRLWAAQPKPPILWIRGADDVAISDRAASDPATFGEMGLIPGWPGREVYPHQPMLRQTRYALDRYREAGGTYAEVVIPDCGHVAFLEKPREFNDAFHAHLGR; the protein is encoded by the coding sequence ATGAGCTACGCGTCCCGGATCCCGACCCTGGACGGGGTCACCGCGCGGTGGGTCGTGACCCCGCGCCTCGCGACGCGGGTCCTGTTCTCGGGGCCGGAGGACGGGACCCCGGTCCTGTTCCTCCATGGGAACCTCTCCTCCGCCACGTGGTGGGAGGAGACCCTCGTCGCCCTGCCCCGGGGGGTTCGGGGGATCGCCCCCGACCTGCGGGGGTTCGGGGAGGCGGATCCGGCGGCGGTCGTGGACGCCACCCGGGGGATGGGGGACCTCGCCGACGACGCGATCGCCCTCCTCGACCACCTGCGGATCGAGCGGGCCCACCTCGTGGGGAACTCGCTTGGGGGGGTGATCGTCTACCACCTCGTGGCCCTCCACCCGAACCGGTGGATCACGGCGACGTTGGTGGGCCCCGGGTCGCCCCATGGGTTCGGGGGGACGAAGGACGAGACAGGGACGCCGTGCTACCCCGACTTCGCGGGGTCGGGTGGAGGCCTGTTCAGCCCGAAGCTCATCGCCCGCATCGAGGCGGGCGACCGGTCCACGGACCACCGCTTCTCGCCCCGCAACGCGCTGCGGGACCTTGTGTACAAGCGGCCGTTCGTCCCCGTGCGCGAGGAGGAGATCCTCGACGCCCTGTTCCAGGTCCATCGGGGGGAGCGGGCCCTCCCCGGCGACATCGTCCGCTCACCGAACTGGCCGTACTTCGCCCCCGGGAGGTGGGGAGCGACGAACGCCCTCTCTCCAAGGTACCTCCTCCCCCCCGACCGGCTGTGGGCGGCCCAGCCGAAGCCACCCATCCTGTGGATCCGCGGGGCGGACGACGTGGCGATCTCGGATCGGGCGGCATCCGATCCGGCCACGTTTGGGGAGATGGGGCTCATCCCGGGATGGCCGGGGCGGGAGGTGTACCCGCACCAGCCGATGCTCAGGCAGACCCGGTACGCCCTCGATCGGTACCGGGAGGCGGGGGGAACGTATGCCGAGGTCGTGATCCCGGACTGCGGCCACGTCGCGTTCCTCGAGAAGCCACGGGAGTTCAACGACGCGTTCCATGCCCACCTCGGACGATGA